The genomic stretch GAGGAGTCTGTAGCACCTGTGTCTACCGATAACACCACACCCCAGGAACCAATCGATTCCGTAGAAGCCGGTGAAACCCCCGCCGCGAAACCTGCAGAAGACCAGATCAGCGGCCGAGTGGAACACACTTACGGCGCGCAGGACATCACGGTTCTTGAGGGCCTCGAAGCGGTGCGTAAGCGCCCCGGCATGTACATCGGATCCACCTCGTCTCGAGGACTTCACCACCTGGTTTATGAGGTCGTGGATAACTCCGTTGATGAGGCGCTGGCTGGCCACTGCGATCACATCCAAATTGCCCTGCGCAACGACGGTGGTGTGCGCGTTGAAGATAACGGCCGTGGCATCCCCGTGGACATTCACCCCACCGAGGGCAAGCCCACGGTCGAAGTCGTCATGACCATCCTGCACGCCGGTGGTAAGTTCGGCGGCGGCGGTTACGCCGTCTCCGGTGGCCTACACGGCGTGGGCATCTCCGTTGTTAACGCGCTCTCCGAGCGTGTGGACACCGAGATCCGCCGCCAGGGCAGCGTCTGGCGGATGTCCTTCGCCGATGGCGGCAAGCCTCAGGGCACCCTGGTCAAGGGCGAAGAGTCCGATGCCACGGGTACCATCCAGACGTTCTACCCCGACGCCACGATCTTCGACACCATTGAGTTCGACTTTGAGACGCTGCGCGCGCGCTTCCAGCAGATGGCGTTCCTGAACAAGGGACTGCGCATCACGCTCACCGACGAGCGCACCCTGGTGGTCGACGGTGATGAGATCGCCACGGACGCCGACGAGGAAAACGACGCTACCCCGAAGCACCGCGTCGTGGATTACCTCTACAAGGACGGGCTGCTGGACTACGTCAAGCACCTGAACTCCTCCAAGAAGGTTGAACTCGTTCACGAGGACGTCATCGCCTTCGAATCGGAGGATAACTCCAAGGGCATCAGCGTTGAGGTGGCCATGCAGTGGACCAACTCGTACTCCGAGTCGGTGCACACCTACGCCAACACCATCAACACCCATGAGGGCGGTACCCACGAAGAGGGTTTCCGCGCCGCAATGACCTCGCTGATCAACCGCTATGCGCGTGAGAAGACGATCCTTCGTGAAAAGGATGAGAACCTCACCGGTGATGACATCCGTGAGGGTCTGACCGCTGTCATCTCGGTCAAGCTCGCCGAACCACAGTTCGAGGGGCAGACCAAGACGAAGCTCGGCAACTCGATGGCCAAGGGCTTTGTGCAGGGTGTGGTCAACGAGGAACTCGGCGACTGGCTCGAGCGCAACCCCACCACCGCCCGCGACATCATTCGCAAGGCTCAGCTGGCCTCGCAGGCTCGCATGGCCGCACGCAAGGCACGGGACAACGCCCGCCGCAAGTCCCCACTGGAATCCTTCGGCATGCCGGGCAAGCTCTCGGACTGCTCCTCGAAGAACCCTTCCGAGTGCGAAGTTTTCATCGTGGAGGGAGACTCCGCAGGCGGCTCGGCCAAGCGCGGACGAAACCCGCACACCCAGGCCATCCTGCCGCTGCGCGGCAAGATCTTGAACGTGGAGCGTGCACGCCTTGATCGCGCGCTGGGCAATGCTGAGGTCCAGGCGATGATTACCGCCTTCGGCACCGGTATTGGTGAAGAATTCGACATGGCCAAGCTGCGGTACCACAAGATCGTGCTGATGGCCGATGCCGACGTTGATGGCCAGCACATCACCACGTTGCTGCTGACCCTGCTCTTCCGCTTCATGCGCCCGTTGATCGAAAACGGCTACGTTTACCTGGCGCAGCCGCCGCTGTACCGCATCAAGTGGTCAAATGCCGCCCACGAATACGTGTATTCGGACAAGGAACGCGACGACGCTCTAACCACCGGTGCAGCGAAGAACAAGCGCCTGCCCAAGGACAACGGCATCCAGCGTTACAAGGGTCTGGGCGAGATGGATTACTCGGAACTCTGGGACACCACCATGGATCCGGAACACCGCACGCTGCGTCAGATCACCATGGATGATGCCGCCGCCGCCGACCAGATTTTCTCCGTCCTGATGGGCGAGGACGTCGAATCGCGTCGAAACTTCATCCAGCAAAATGCCAAGGACGTGCGCTTCTTGGACATCTAGTCCTCGATTTCTCGCACTCCCGAAGCGTTTAGACACAAACTTTTGATTAGAGGAAGAAATCGATGAGCGATCAGACTCCCGAAAACCCGCAGGACGGCGTCACCTCCGACGAGAACATCGTTGAGGGTGCGGTGATCGATGACGCCGTGGAGGTGCTCACCGGTCACGACAAGATCGACCAGATCGATCTGCAGACCGAGATGCAGCGCTCCTACCTTGACTACGCCATGGCGGTCATCGTGGGCCGTGCGCTGCCGGACGTGCGTGACGGCCTGAAGCCCGTGCACCGCCGCGTCATATACGCGATGTATGACGGTGGTTACCGCCCGGAACGCTCCTACAACAAGTGCGCCCGTGTGGTCGGCGAGGTCATGGGTCAGTACCACCCGCACGGTGACAGCTCGATCTACGATGCCCTGGTACGCCTGATCCAGGACTGGACCATGCGCTACCCGCTGGCCCTGGGCCAGGGCAACTTCGGTTCCCCGGGCAACGATGGCGCCGCCGCACCGCGTTACACGGAAACTAAAATGTCCCAGCTGGCCATGGAAATGGTCCGCGACATCCACGAAGGCACCGTGGACTTCCAGGACAACTATGACGGCAAGAACCAGGAACCCACCATCCTGCCGGCGCGTTTCCCCAACCTTCTGGTCAATGGTTCCTCCGGCATCGCCGTGGGTATGGCCACCAACATCCCGCCGCACAACCTGCGCGAGGTTGCAGCGGGTGTGCAGTGGTACCTGGAAAACCCCGACGTTTCCCGTGAGGAACTCCTTGATGCCCTGATGCTGCGCATCAAGGGCCCAGATTTCCCCACCGGTGCCCTGATTCTTGGCACCAAGGGCATCTCCGATGCCTACCGCACCGGCCGCGGCTCGATCACCATGCGCGCCGTGGTTTCCGTTGAGGAACTCCAGGGACGTACCTGCCTAGTGGTCACCGAGCTGACCTACCAGTCAAACCCGGATAACCTGGCCGTGAAGATCGCCGAACTGGTCAAGGACGGCAAGATCTCCGGTATCGCGGATCTGCGTGATGAGACATCGGGACGCACCGGCCAGCGCCTGGTCATCGTGCTCAAGCGCGATGCAGTGGCCAAGGTCGTGCTGAACAACCTCTACAAGCACACCGAACTGCAGTCCAATTTCTCCGCGAACATGCTCGCGATTGTTGACGGGGTCCCCCGCACGCTTTCGCTCGATGCCTTCATCCGTCACTGGGTCGCACACCAGATGGAAGTTATCATCCGTCGCACGCAGTTCCGCCTGCGCAAGGCCGAGGAAGAGGCGCACATTCTGCGTGGCTTGCTCAAGGCCCTCGACGCCCTCGACGAGGTCATTGCGTTGATCCGCCGTTCCAATACCACCGAAGCCGCGCGCGACGGCTTGATGGAATTGCTGGATATCGATGATCTCCAGGCCCGCGCCATTTTGGACATGCAGCTGCGCCGCCTGGCGGCCCTGGAACGTCAGAAGATCCAGGACCGGCACGCCGAGCTGGAGCTGATGATCGCGGAATTTAAGATCATTATTGCCTCCCCGGAGCGCCAGCGGACCATCATTTCCGAGGAACTCGCCGAAATCGTCGAGAAGCACGGCGATGACCGCCGCACCAAGGTGCTCATGGGCTACGACGGAGACATGAGCATCGAGGACCTGATCCCCGAAGAAGAAATGGTCGTCACCATCACTCGCGGTGGCTACGTTAAGCGCACCCGAAGTGATAACTACCGCTCGCAGCACCGCGGCGGCAAGGGCATCAAGGGCGCACAGTTGCGCGGAGACGATGTGGTGGAGCACTTCTTCGTCACCACCACGCACAACTGGCTGCTCTTCTTCACCAACCACGGGCGGGTGTACCGCGCCAAGTGCTACGAGCTGGCCGAGGCCGGACGCGACGCCAAGGGACAGCACGTGGCCAACCTGATGGCGTTCCAGCCCGATGAGCACATTGCCCAGGTCCTCGACCTGCGCAACTACGAGCAGGCTCCATATCTGGTGCTTGCCACCCGCAACGGCCTGGTCAAAAAGACGCGTCTGAGTGACTACGACACCAACCGCACGGCCGGTGTTATCGCCATCAACCTGCGTGAGGGTGATGAACTAGTTTCCGCGCAGCTGATTTCCGACAGTGATGACATGATGCTGGTCTCCCGCAAGGGTCAGTCGGTCCGATTCACCGCCACCGATGATGCGCTTCGCCCCATGGGACGAGCCACTTCCGGCGTAACGGGCATGAAGTTCCGTAATGAGGATGAGCTGCTGGCCGCGGACGTTGTCACTGAGGATTCGTATGTGTTTGTCGTCACCGAGGGTGGCTACGCCAAGCGCACCTCGGTGAGTGAATACCGCGTACAGTCCCGTGGCGGCCTGGGTATCAAGGTGGCCAAGCTTGCCGAAGACCGCGGTGATCTGGTCGGTGCGCTGATTGTCCACGATGAGGACGAAGTTCTGGTGGTCATGGAGGGCGGCAAGGTCGTTCGTTCGGACGTTTCGCAGGTTCCTGCCAAGGGCCGCGACACCATGGGCGTCATCTTTGCCAAGCCGGATAAGAAGGACCGCATCATTGCCGTCGCGAAGAACACCGAGCGCGGCCTCGGAGATAATCCCGAGGAAGATGCAGTACCGTTGGACGCGGAAAAGACACAAGAACTGGCCTCTGAGGGCCTTCCGAGCGAAGAACGCCCGGTAGGCACCGAGGAAAACCTTGGGCACGACGACGAGGCCACCAACGACGGAGGTAACGCGTGAGCACCCCAAATACGCCCCGCCCGGCGGGCGGCACTGGTGGCACCCGTCCCACACCGCCACGGCAGGCACCCGCAGGGGCCCAGCGCCCCGTAGGCGCGCCGCGACCCGGCACGACCCCCCGCCCGGGAGCGGCCCAGCGTCCGGCAGGCGCTGCGCGCCCCGGAACCCCTGCCGCACGCCCGCAGCAGCTGGTTCGGCCGGCACCTAAGGCCAAGGTCCGCAAGGCCCGCCTGCTCGTTTCCAAGGTTGACCCGTGGTCCGTCTTGAAGATGGCATTCCTTTTGTCGGTTGCCCTGGGCATCGTGACGGTGGTTGCTTCGGTGGTCTTCTGGTCGATTCTTGATTTGACCGGAATCTTCGCGTCGATCAACGGCCTGATCGGCGAAATCGTCGGTACCGAAGGTGGGTTCGATCTCAAGGAAATTGCGTCCCTTGGGCAGGTTGCCTCCTTCGCAACTATCCTTGCCGTCGTAAATGTGGTGCTTATCACCGTTCTTTCGATGCTGGCAGCGGTGCTTTATAACCTCTCTGCAACCCTGGTTGGCGGAATCGGTGTAACGCTCACCGACGACTAAGTCGCGGAAACAAGCGCTTTTTCGGCCCTCGGGGATTCCTGCACAGGTACCCCCGAGGGCCGATTTGTTTCTTAGGCGGTTTCTCGGGTATTGTTTTATCTCGTTCCCAACGGGAACAAAGAGGGCGTATAGCTCAGGCGGTTAGAGCGCTTCGCTGATAACGAAGAGGTCCCTGGTTCAAGTCCAGGTACGCCCACGGATTACCTCGTCCAAGCGGTAGGTGAAAGGAAATCTCCATGCGGAAATTTCTAGTGTTGGTGGCAGTAGTCGCCGGCGTTATCGGCTATCGTAAATACAAGGATTCCACTGCTGAAAAGGCTGTCTGGAGTAACGGTACCGATAAGGTATCATGATTTAGTCGGTTGTTAGATTCAGTAGTAAAGCATTTACTGCCTCGCAGGAGATGTACAAAAAAATACGGGGACTTAGCTCAGTTGGTAGAGCGGTAGCTTTGCAAGCTTCAGGTCAGGGGTTCGACCCCCCTAGTCTCCACAGAAATTAGAAGGTCCGGAACGAGAGTTCCGGACCTTCTGCGTTAACATCGCAGAGGGGCCATCGGAGTGGATCCGGGGCCGTCAGAAATCATGGAGTCGGCAGATGACCTTTATATTCGCCCTGGTGGGAGTCCTAGGCGTTGCAGCGTCGGGACCGCTCATTGCCGCTTTCCCGGCCGTTCCGGCCCTCTCCATGGCGCTGTGGCGTAACGCCATCGGAACGGCCGTCATGGCCGTTCCTGCGCTATTGATTGAGCCACGTACCTTTAGCCGGCTAAAGCGCCGAGATTGGGGCTGGAGCGCCCTCGCAGCCTTCTCACTGGCTCTACACTTCGCGTTCTTCATGAATTCAATCAGGATGACCACGGTCGCCGCAGCTACGGCGCTGGTCTGCCTGCAGGCCGCGTGGATTGCCCTATTCCAGTTCCTGCGCGGGGCCAAGTACGGCTGGCGCGTTGGCCTAGGGGTGTTCCTAGCCTTCGGGGGAGTTGTTGTCATCACGGGGTTGGACGTTGGTTCGGGAACCGACGCGCTGCTCGGTGACGTCTATGCCCTGATCGGTGGGGTTTTGGCGGCCGCGTACACCCTTTCTGGGGCTAAGGCGCGCGAAACCATGAGCACCAGCGCCTACACCACCGCGTGTTACGGCATGACTTCGATCATGCTGCTGGCCATGTGTCTGATTGCTGGCGTCCCGGTATGGGGATTTGATGCCAAGGGCTGGATCGGCATCTTGGCGCTGGCTATCTGCTCCCAGGTGCTGGGACATTCTGCACTGAACCATCTCTTGACGTCCCTAGGGCCGCTGACGGTCTCCACGTTGATTCTTTTGGAAATCCCCGGCGCAGCGATTCTCGCGGCGGTGTTCCTTGGTCAAGTATTGCCGGCCGGGACGGTCATTGGACTCGTGGTCATCTTGGGCGGACTATTCTTTGTGGTCCGCGGTCAGGGTCGGATACTTGCGGTGCCCCGGGTTGCTGACCCCGAACAATAAAAAGGGCAGCACCATCCTCTCTGCCCCGCGATCTTCTGCGCTGGCTCGGAGGATGGTGCTGCCCCACGGTGGATTGCCGCCGCGTCGGCAGAAACCCTAGTTACTTCTTGGCGCGCGGACCTGGCTTCGGTGCGTCGTCCCCATCGCTTGCCTCGGTGGTCTTGTCCTGATTTGCCTCGAGTTCTTCCTCGGCCTTGTGCTTGGCCGTCGTAGACTCGGCCGAAACCTCGGCTGCCTTCTCGGAGATTTTCTCCTTAGCTTCAGCAACCGCCTCGGCGGCGTTTTCCTTGGCCTGTTCGGCTGATTCTGCGACCTGTTCGCGAACTTCTTCAACGCTTGCCGGAGCCTCTACGGGGCCGCTGGCACGAACCGTGGTCGGCTCCACCGGGGTCGGGGTCTTCCACGGGTCATCGATGGGCTTGGATGCACGCCAGGCGGCTACGGCCGCGGCGCCAGCTGCAGCAACGACGGCAAAGACCAGCCACCCCTTTTTCTTCTTAGCGGGCTTCTGGACGTTTTCCAGCTCCTTGCTGACATGTCCAACTGCGGCATTAGCGCTGCTTTGGAGACGTTCGATGGTTTCGGGACTGGGGGTGATTTTTTCGGAAACTTGGGCAAGTGCCTCCGGCACCTTGGCCTGATCAAGCTTGCGTGCGGTGAATTCCGCAGCCTGACCAATCTTTTCGTTGGCGGCCGGCAGGTATTCGTTCAAGACGACGTCCCGGGCATGGCTCAACGCCGGAGTTGCCTTTCCGAGGGCCTCGTTCAGTGCAGGTGTGGCGCGATCGACAGCCTTCTGGACCCGTGGGGTTGCCTCGTCGATGGCGGCGGAAATCCGCGGACCGAGATTATCGAGGGAATCCTGAATCATGGGGCTGACCCTGGCCACGGTCTCGGAAAGCTCGTGTGCTGCCCAGTGCAAGCCCTCCTGAATCTTAGGTGATGCGCTCTCGATTCCTTTTTCAATGCGAGGAACAGCCCACTTCACAGCGGTGTCCACCTTCGGAGCGGCCCAATCCTTTGCCTGCTCCGCGCTGGTGGCAACGCTTTCGCTAAAGTCCCGGGCAGTACGTTTCGACATCACAGTGAACCCCTTCGATCGTTTCGTTTGCTTGGTCTTAGCCTACGACCTCACCGTAACTACGGCTATTGTCTGCCTCGCTGATCCCCCCACGAAATTCATTGTTCACTGAGCGCGTAGCCATTCGCTGCGGCGGTCAAGTCGGTCATGGAAGAATGACAGTCATGACTGCAATCCCAACGCACACAGCCACCATCCACACCAACTTGGGCGACATCGTCGTGAACCTGTTCGGCAACCACGCCCCCAAGACCGTGAAGAACTTCGTTGGCCTGGCCAACGGTGAGCAGACCTGGACCGATCCGCGCAGCGGCGAGGAAAAGGTCAACACTCCGCTTTACAACGGCACGATCTTCCACCGCATCATCTCCGACTTCATGATTCAGGGCGGCGATCCGCTGGGTCAGGGCACCGGCGGACCGGGCTACCGCTTCGACGACGAGATCAACCCCGACCTCGACTTCCGCGAACCGTACAAGCTGGCCATGGCCAACGCCGGCATCCAGATGGGTCAGGGGACCAACGGTTCCCAGTTCTTCATCACCTCGATCCCGACCACCTGGCTGCAGGGTAAGCACACCATCTTCGGTGATGTCACCGAGGAGGCTTCCCGCAAGCTCGTTGACGCACTGAACGTCGTTCCCACCGACGGCCGCGACAAGCCGCTGGAAGATGTTGTTATCTCCAGCATCGATATTGCAGCTGTCTAATTTCTAGGTTCCGGCGCGACCTTTCGTGTCGTTGACCGCCAACGGCCCCGTCCGCCGTCCTTCTTCGTTTGTTCTTCACCTCGCCTTGCAAAGTGAATAACGATGCGGAGGGATGCGGCCGGGGCCGTTTTGCATGGTGGCACAGGACGAAACACCAGAACACGATCCCGTGAACGAATTCAACAGGAGCATTACTTCCATGTCATTTGGACTCCCCAACCCAAATCCGGCGGCCGCGCCTCCCGTGTGTCCACGGCATACCGACCGCATTTCCTACGTGACCTGCCAGCGGTGTGCGCGGCCCATGTGCCCCGAATGCCAAGTGTCGGCAGCCGTGGGAACCCAGTGCGTGGATTGTGTGCGAGAAGCCAGCAAAATGGTACCCAGCACCCGTACCGTCTTTGGCGGCAAGGCCACCGATGGGCGCCCCTTGGTGACCTATGCGTTGATCATCATCAACGTTGTGGTGTTTGGCCTGCAAATGGTCTTCCCCGGCGTCACCAGCCACCTTGTTTATGCGGGTCTGTACACCAGTGGATATCTTGAACCCGAACCCTGGCGCATGCTCACGTCGGTCTTCGCCCATTCAACGTCATTCGTCGGGCACATCGCCTTCAACATGTATGCGTTATACATCTGCGGACGTGTGCTGGAACCCATGCTTGGCAGATTGCGCTTTATTGCCCTGTATCTCATCGCCGGGTTGGGAGGATCCGTGGCAGTTCTGCTCATCGCCGACCCCCGGGTACCCGTCCTTGGCGCCTCGGGAGCCGTCTTCGGCCTCTTTGCGGCGATGTTTGTCTTGTTCCGTGCACGTGGTGGACAGACGATCCAGTTGGTCATCCTCATTGCGATCAACTTGGCCATCGGCTTCATCTTCCCCGGTATCGCCTGGCAGGCGCATGTTGGTGGACTGGTGTTGGGTGCCGCCAGTGCTGCTGTATTTGCCTATGCTCCTAAGGGGCCGCAACGCACCATGATGCAGTGGGCAGGAACGGCATTGTTGGTTCTCCTCGTGGTGGCCTTGACTTTCTACGGCGCTCTCAACATTCGACTCCAGTAGCCCCGTGGAGCAGGCAACAAGAAAAGTTGTCCACATTGGTTATCCACACTGTTAATAACTCACAACCGTGTAATTCACATGAACCGGACCGGCTGTAGCGCCCGCGCTGACGCCGGTCCGATGTGTTTTCTGAACAAAAGCGAAGAATATGCACAATTTCATCCACAGCTGTGGATAACTTAGTGCACAACCTGTGCAGTGTTGTGAAAGCTACTGACACGTAGAGTTAGGACGATTCTTCGAAAGTTTGAACGAATCCGCGAGAACATGCGGAAATTTAAGCTTTCCGGACACCTCATGCTCTTGTTGTCCACAAACCTTATCCACACTGTTAATAACTTACGCACAGGCACCACGGGATAACTCAACCCCAACATTCCCCTTGGTCTTAGGTGTTTTAGGGTGAAACCCACAGCCTTATCCCCACCTGTGGATAACTTTAGTGCACAGCATGTTATTAAGTCTTGGGAAGATGTTTGTTGGACCTCTGGGCGGGAATCTTGAATCCTGAGAGACTGAACATTCCACACCCGTGCTTGTTATCCCCATATCCACAGCGAGACGAAAGGCAGACCGTGCGCCACGACTGGATTCATCCCGAACACTTATCCGCATGGACCGCTTTGACCAACAAACTGGCGGAGGTCGATGACACCGAGGAATTCTATGAAGAGCAAGACCTAGCCGAGGAACTCGCCGAACCTGGGGTTAATCCGGAGTTGGACACTCTGGGACTGTGGATTGACGGTGCCATGGTTGCATACGGGCAGCTTAGGTTGAGCGAGCACCTTCGCGACGGGCGAGGACGAGTTTTTATTGGGGGAGGCGTCGCGCCAGACTACCGAAAGCGCGGGCTTGGGACGGTCATCATGGGTGCCCTCGAGGCTAGGGCGGTGGAAAAGATGCGCGAAATCCACCCAGGCGTCGATTTCACCATCGATATGTGGGGAAATGCGCCGGGGCACAGCGCCTCAGCCTTTGCGGTGTCACGGGGCTATGAACCGGCACGACACTTCCAGGATATGGCCGTTACACCTGTCGAATTTCGCCGGCAGGATCGAACTCACGGAACGGCCACTAACTTACGCTTGGCTCACTATTCCGCTGATCTGGCTGAGCTGGTTCGGGAGCTGGACAATGAGGCATTCGCAGACCACTGGGGTTCCACGCCCAAAAGTGTTGCTGAATGGGATGCCATGACGCGCGCGCGATCCTTCCGTAACGAATATTCTCGAATTTTGTTGGAGGTTGGGGATGGTCCCGATCAAGAGCGTGGGCTTTGTTATGTTCTGAGCGGTGAATGGGTGCCCAAGGAGCTCTATATTTCGCGCGTGGGCACGGCTCGATCCGCTCGCGGGCGCGGTTATGCCGCCTGGGCGCTCTCCACGGTTGTTGAGGCGGCCTTTGCTGGAGGCTATGTGAAAGTGGACCTTTCGGTGGACACGGAGAGCCCCACTGGAGCCGTGGGGCTCTATGAGCGTCTGGGTTTCGCGGTGGTTCGCCGAGGCACGATGTTTAGAAAGTCTTGCCTCGCCAGCTGAGTTAACGGTTTGAGAGCTCACGGTGAAGCCAAGATCAGCCAAGAAGTGGGAGCAGTAGCGAGGTGGCGAGTACCGCCATGAGCGCTGCTATCACCGCATCGAGCACGCGCCAGGAACGCGGATTTGCGAAGAAGTTGCGCAGGTAGCGTGCGCCAAATCCGAGGGCGGTGAACCACAGTATGCTGCCGAGAACGGCACCGGCGCCGAAGATCCAGCGTCCGGGGTCCCCCTGGGCCGAGGCGATGGAACCGAGCAAAACAACGGTATCCAGATAGACGTGAGGATTGAGCCAGGTTAAAGCGAGCGCGGTCAGCACCACGGAGCCTCGTGTGCTCCGGGTTAGCACTGCGGAATCTTCTAACCCCCGGGGTTTGAGTGCCCGGCGTGCGGCAAAGAAGGCATAGACCAGCAGGAATCCAGCACCTCCAATGCGAGCAACGGTGATGAACCAAGGAGCGACGCTCAGTAAGCTGCCCAGTCCTGCAATACCGGCGAAAATGAGCAGAGCATCGGAGAACAGACAGATCAACACGGTGATGCCGATATGCTCCCGGCGAATTCCTTGTCGCAAGACGAAGGCATTTTGTGCGCCAATGGCAACGATTAAGGACAGGCCGGTAGCTATTCCGGTAATGAAGGGAAAGTAGGTCACCGATCGAGACTAGGTGGCGCAATAAAGCCATGTCTAGCTAAAGATTCTTAGTATCCCTTAGAATTCCTAACTATGGACTTCCCCACGGAGCACCTTCAAACCTTCAAGACGGTAATCGAGGCGGGCACTCTGGAGAGTGCAGCTCGGGAACTGAACATCACGGCCTCCGCCGTCAGCCAGCGACTTAAGGCCCTAGAAAAGCAGGCCGGGAGCATCCTCTTCATTCGTTCTCGTCCGATCCGCACCACGGGCAGTGGCGATGTACTGCTCCGATTGGCCCGAGAGATGCAGCTGCTCTCGATCGAGGCGCAGCGGGCATTGGGGATGAAAGTTGGTGCTAAAAGGGAATCGAATCGCACACAGGTGAGTATCGCCGTCAATGCAGATTCGCTGGCCAGCTGGTTTGCCCCGGTATTTATAGGATTGGCTCATCAAGATCTGATGAACTGCGAGATCCTGCGAAACGATGAGGCACACTCCACTGAACTGCTTCGCTCGGGCAGGGTCATGGGCGCCGTGACCACCAAAGCCACGCCCGTACAGGGGTGCTCCTCGCTGTATCTGGGTACGATGCACTATCGGGCCATGGCCACGGCCCCGTTTAGACAGCGGTGGCTACCGGGTATCGAACCGCGGGCAGAACTAGCGGCGGCACCGATGGTGAGCTTCGACCGGACAGATGGGCTGCAACGGGATTTGCGCCGAGCCGTCATCGGCCCCGATCTCGATGTCGATCCGGTGGAACATTTCGTGCCAGACTCGCGTGTTTACGTCGCCTCAGTGGCGGCATCCCTGGGCTGGGGAATGATTCCCGATGTCCAGGTGCCGCTGGATGGGAGGTTGCAGAACTTAGACTCCGCGTGGACCAGCGACGTGCA from Paeniglutamicibacter sp. Y32M11 encodes the following:
- a CDS encoding GNAT family N-acetyltransferase, with product MTNKLAEVDDTEEFYEEQDLAEELAEPGVNPELDTLGLWIDGAMVAYGQLRLSEHLRDGRGRVFIGGGVAPDYRKRGLGTVIMGALEARAVEKMREIHPGVDFTIDMWGNAPGHSASAFAVSRGYEPARHFQDMAVTPVEFRRQDRTHGTATNLRLAHYSADLAELVRELDNEAFADHWGSTPKSVAEWDAMTRARSFRNEYSRILLEVGDGPDQERGLCYVLSGEWVPKELYISRVGTARSARGRGYAAWALSTVVEAAFAGGYVKVDLSVDTESPTGAVGLYERLGFAVVRRGTMFRKSCLAS
- a CDS encoding LysE/ArgO family amino acid transporter; translated protein: MTYFPFITGIATGLSLIVAIGAQNAFVLRQGIRREHIGITVLICLFSDALLIFAGIAGLGSLLSVAPWFITVARIGGAGFLLVYAFFAARRALKPRGLEDSAVLTRSTRGSVVLTALALTWLNPHVYLDTVVLLGSIASAQGDPGRWIFGAGAVLGSILWFTALGFGARYLRNFFANPRSWRVLDAVIAALMAVLATSLLLPLLG
- a CDS encoding ArgP/LysG family DNA-binding transcriptional regulator — encoded protein: MDFPTEHLQTFKTVIEAGTLESAARELNITASAVSQRLKALEKQAGSILFIRSRPIRTTGSGDVLLRLAREMQLLSIEAQRALGMKVGAKRESNRTQVSIAVNADSLASWFAPVFIGLAHQDLMNCEILRNDEAHSTELLRSGRVMGAVTTKATPVQGCSSLYLGTMHYRAMATAPFRQRWLPGIEPRAELAAAPMVSFDRTDGLQRDLRRAVIGPDLDVDPVEHFVPDSRVYVASVAASLGWGMIPDVQVPLDGRLQNLDSAWTSDVHLYWQRWKVPSQTLELLTTLVVDAAREAGLQRMENTAP